In Paenarthrobacter sp. GOM3, a single window of DNA contains:
- a CDS encoding Trp biosynthesis-associated membrane protein yields MSTESGASSAATTPRWARKSTLVLAMTVLALLVFGATTQTWIEVQLDPNGASNSNLHVQGNKAATAVTALALVALAGGLAASIAGKIARWVIAAIIGLSAVGIILAAITVVLDPLGAAQGSIAAATGISGGQASVTATAFPILAIVAGALLAVCAAVLPVAGRHWKSRTKYDARAGGPLGGNGTVDEIDSWDSLSRGEDPT; encoded by the coding sequence ATGAGCACTGAATCGGGAGCGTCGTCCGCGGCGACAACACCCCGCTGGGCGCGTAAATCGACTTTGGTCCTGGCCATGACGGTCCTTGCCCTGTTGGTTTTTGGGGCCACGACGCAGACCTGGATCGAGGTCCAACTGGACCCGAACGGAGCTTCCAACAGCAACCTCCACGTCCAAGGAAACAAGGCGGCTACTGCCGTGACCGCCTTGGCCCTGGTTGCTCTGGCAGGCGGCTTGGCTGCTTCCATCGCCGGGAAGATCGCGCGCTGGGTCATCGCCGCCATTATTGGACTGTCCGCGGTGGGCATTATCCTGGCCGCCATCACCGTGGTGTTGGATCCGCTTGGCGCCGCCCAGGGTTCCATCGCTGCCGCCACGGGCATCTCAGGTGGGCAGGCCAGCGTCACCGCCACGGCATTCCCCATCCTGGCTATCGTGGCGGGCGCGCTCCTGGCGGTCTGCGCTGCGGTATTGCCGGTGGCCGGGCGCCACTGGAAGTCCCGGACCAAGTACGATGCCCGCGCCGGCGGTCCGCTGGGCGGCAATGGGACGGTGGACGAGATCGACAGCTGGGACAGCCTCTCACGGGGTGAAGATCCCACGTAG
- a CDS encoding HGxxPAAW family protein has protein sequence MSKTTVSAHQAESKMASHADAIGHGNSPAAWTCVIVMLVGALISSIAFVIASTPIFVGGLVVMVIGLIVGLVMRRAGYGVGGSKLQNNGH, from the coding sequence ATGAGCAAAACCACAGTGTCCGCACACCAAGCTGAATCCAAGATGGCGAGCCACGCTGACGCCATCGGCCACGGTAATAGCCCGGCTGCCTGGACCTGCGTGATTGTGATGCTGGTCGGCGCCCTGATTTCCTCCATCGCTTTCGTGATTGCCAGCACCCCGATTTTCGTCGGCGGCCTGGTTGTCATGGTCATCGGCCTCATCGTGGGCTTGGTAATGCGCCGTGCGGGCTATGGAGTTGGTGGCAGCAAGCTGCAGAACAACGGCCACTAA
- the trpC gene encoding indole-3-glycerol phosphate synthase TrpC codes for MTVLDDIIVGVKEDMDGRRRHVSLVELKERAAGAAPARDAWAALGGTSSVRNDLKVIAEIKRRSPSKGDLAPIADPASLAVQYADGGASVISVLTEQRRFGGSLADLDSVRAAVGTPLLRKDFTVDEYQIWEARAHGADLILLIVAALSDSELAEFSALSHELGMNVLVETHTEEEIERAVAAQAKIIGINVRNLKTLDVDRSVFGSLAGLIPAESVIVAESGVRNADDVSHYAAGGANAILVGEALVSDSTPRERITEFKAAGAAAIAVRN; via the coding sequence GTGACCGTTCTTGATGACATCATTGTTGGCGTCAAGGAGGACATGGACGGCCGTCGCCGTCACGTCTCCCTTGTAGAGCTCAAGGAACGTGCTGCTGGCGCAGCTCCGGCACGTGACGCGTGGGCTGCCCTCGGAGGCACCTCCTCTGTTCGCAACGACCTCAAAGTCATCGCAGAAATCAAGCGCCGCAGCCCTTCAAAAGGCGATCTGGCGCCCATCGCGGATCCTGCGTCCCTTGCGGTCCAGTACGCCGACGGCGGAGCTTCCGTCATCAGCGTCCTGACCGAACAGCGCCGTTTCGGCGGTTCGCTGGCCGACCTCGATTCCGTGCGTGCCGCCGTCGGGACTCCCTTGCTGCGCAAGGACTTCACAGTTGACGAGTACCAGATCTGGGAAGCCCGTGCCCACGGCGCCGACCTGATCCTGCTCATCGTTGCAGCTCTGTCCGACTCCGAACTCGCAGAGTTCAGTGCGCTCAGCCACGAACTCGGCATGAACGTGCTGGTGGAAACGCACACCGAGGAAGAAATTGAGCGCGCGGTCGCGGCCCAGGCCAAGATCATCGGAATCAACGTGCGCAACCTGAAAACGCTCGACGTCGACCGCTCGGTTTTCGGATCGCTGGCCGGTTTGATTCCGGCTGAGTCCGTCATTGTCGCCGAGTCAGGCGTCAGGAACGCCGACGACGTCTCGCACTACGCAGCGGGTGGCGCCAACGCCATCCTGGTGGGGGAGGCGCTGGTCAGCGACTCCACACCGCGCGAACGCATTACTGAATTCAAGGCAGCGGGAGCTGCCGCCATCGCCGTCAGGAACTGA
- the trpB gene encoding tryptophan synthase subunit beta: MVDAPTAGSEENVADAFLQGGPSLRNASGPYFGSYGGRWMPESLIAALDEVQDTFEKAKADPDFIAELKDLNKNYSGRPSLLTEAKRFSQHAGGARIFLKREDLNHTGSHKINNVLGQALLAKRMGKTRVIAETGAGQHGVASATAAALLGLECVVYMGAEDCRRQALNVARMQLLGATVVPVTNGSQTLKDAINDALRDWVSNVEHTHYLLGTAAGAHPFPAMVRYFHEVIGDEARSQILEQTGKLPDAIAACIGGGSNAIGLFHAFLDDASVKIYGFEAGGEGVETGRHAAAISLGRPGVLHGARSYLMQDEDGQTIESHSISAGLDYPSVGPEHSYLADIGRVTYEAITDTEAMDAFSLLCRTEGIIPAIESSHALAGAIKIGQRLTEGKENPSEVTVIVNLSGRGDKDVETAAAWFNMLDEEGHVKGTTLSTRKPKGPSDRAAEAAADVNEDQK, from the coding sequence ATGGTCGACGCGCCAACAGCCGGCTCAGAAGAGAATGTGGCTGACGCATTCCTGCAAGGTGGCCCTTCGCTGCGCAACGCATCGGGGCCCTACTTTGGCAGCTACGGCGGACGCTGGATGCCCGAGTCTCTCATCGCCGCCCTCGACGAAGTCCAGGACACCTTTGAGAAGGCCAAGGCTGATCCCGACTTCATCGCGGAGCTGAAGGACCTGAACAAGAACTACTCAGGCCGCCCTTCGCTGCTGACCGAGGCCAAGCGCTTCTCGCAGCACGCAGGTGGTGCCCGGATTTTCCTGAAGCGCGAGGACCTCAACCACACGGGTTCCCACAAGATCAACAACGTCCTTGGCCAGGCGTTGCTCGCCAAGCGCATGGGCAAGACCCGTGTCATTGCCGAGACCGGCGCGGGCCAGCACGGCGTTGCCAGCGCTACTGCCGCGGCCTTGCTCGGCCTTGAATGCGTTGTGTACATGGGGGCTGAGGACTGCCGCCGCCAGGCCCTCAACGTGGCCCGCATGCAGTTGCTCGGTGCCACGGTGGTTCCCGTGACCAACGGTTCCCAGACGCTGAAGGACGCCATCAACGACGCCCTTCGTGACTGGGTTTCGAACGTGGAGCACACCCACTACCTGCTGGGTACGGCCGCCGGGGCGCACCCGTTCCCTGCCATGGTCCGCTACTTCCACGAGGTCATCGGTGACGAGGCCCGCAGCCAGATCCTTGAGCAAACCGGCAAACTTCCCGACGCCATTGCCGCCTGTATCGGCGGCGGCTCGAACGCCATCGGCCTGTTCCATGCGTTCCTTGATGACGCATCAGTGAAGATTTATGGATTTGAAGCCGGCGGTGAAGGCGTGGAGACCGGCCGTCACGCCGCGGCCATCTCGCTGGGTCGTCCCGGAGTGCTGCATGGAGCCCGTTCGTACCTCATGCAGGACGAAGACGGCCAGACCATCGAGTCCCACTCCATCTCAGCCGGCCTGGACTACCCGAGCGTCGGCCCGGAGCACTCCTACCTGGCGGACATCGGGCGCGTGACCTACGAGGCCATCACCGACACCGAAGCAATGGACGCTTTCAGCCTCCTGTGCCGGACCGAGGGCATTATCCCGGCCATTGAGTCCTCGCATGCCCTGGCTGGCGCCATCAAGATCGGCCAGCGCCTCACCGAAGGCAAGGAGAACCCGTCCGAGGTGACGGTGATCGTCAACCTGTCCGGACGTGGTGACAAGGACGTGGAGACAGCCGCTGCCTGGTTCAACATGCTGGACGAGGAAGGGCACGTCAAGGGCACCACCCTGTCCACGCGTAAGCCCAAGGGACCCAGCGACCGGGCCGCTGAAGCCGCTGCGGACGTAAACGAGGACCAGAAGTGA
- the trpA gene encoding tryptophan synthase subunit alpha encodes MTEQIASKSAAAIDRAKAEGRAALVGYLPAGYPTVQDSIEAGIALARNGADLIEIGIPYSDPVMDGPVIQAATTEAISNGFRVANVFDVVAGITAATDAAVLVMTYWNPVMRMGVDEFSRRLAEAGGAGLITPDLIPDEASEWFEASDKYGLDRVFLVAPSSTPERLDMTVKASRGFVYAVSIMGVTGTRQSVSSSAEDVVAHAHAAGAERVCVGLGVSNPDHVREIAAYADGVIVGTALVAALRDGGVDAVGQLTKNLSAGLGRAAAEA; translated from the coding sequence ATGACTGAACAAATCGCCAGCAAATCGGCTGCCGCCATCGACCGCGCCAAAGCTGAGGGCCGTGCCGCCTTGGTGGGCTACCTGCCCGCAGGCTACCCGACAGTCCAGGACAGCATCGAGGCCGGCATCGCACTTGCCCGCAATGGTGCCGACCTGATCGAAATCGGCATCCCCTACTCTGATCCGGTGATGGACGGCCCGGTAATCCAGGCCGCCACCACCGAAGCGATCTCCAACGGCTTCCGTGTTGCCAACGTCTTCGACGTCGTAGCGGGCATTACCGCCGCCACCGACGCTGCCGTCCTGGTGATGACGTACTGGAACCCGGTCATGCGAATGGGCGTCGACGAGTTTTCCCGCCGCCTGGCCGAAGCCGGGGGAGCAGGGCTCATCACGCCGGACCTCATCCCGGACGAGGCATCCGAATGGTTTGAAGCCTCTGACAAGTACGGCCTCGACCGGGTCTTCCTTGTTGCGCCGTCGTCCACTCCCGAACGCCTGGACATGACCGTCAAGGCAAGCCGCGGTTTCGTTTACGCAGTCTCCATCATGGGTGTCACCGGAACGCGCCAGTCCGTTAGCAGCAGCGCGGAGGATGTCGTGGCGCACGCCCACGCGGCAGGCGCCGAGCGGGTGTGCGTGGGTCTCGGGGTCTCCAACCCGGACCACGTCCGCGAGATTGCTGCCTACGCCGACGGCGTCATCGTCGGTACCGCGCTCGTGGCGGCACTACGCGACGGCGGCGTGGACGCCGTCGGGCAGCTCACCAAGAACCTCAGCGCCGGCTTGGGCCGCGCGGCTGCAGAAGCCTAG